A region from the Peromyscus maniculatus bairdii isolate BWxNUB_F1_BW_parent chromosome 5, HU_Pman_BW_mat_3.1, whole genome shotgun sequence genome encodes:
- the Bambi gene encoding BMP and activin membrane-bound inhibitor homolog, with product MDRHSSYIFIWLQLELCAMAVLLTKGEIRCYCDAAHCVATGYMCKSELSACFSRLLDPQNTNSPLTHGCLDSLASTADICRAKQAQNHSGPAMPTLECCHEDMCNYRGLHDVLSPPKSEASGQGNRYQHDSSRNLITKVQELTSSKELWFRAAVIAVPIAGGLILVLLIMLALRMLRSENKRLQDQRQQMLSRLHYSFHGHHSKKGQVAKLDLECMVPVSGQENCCLTCDKMRQAELSNEKILSLVHWGMYSGHGKLEFV from the exons ATGGATCGCCACTCCAGCTACATCTTCATCTGGCTGCAGCTGGAGCTCTGCGCCATGGCCGTGCTGCTCACCAAAG GAGAGATCCGATGCTACTGTGATGCCGCTCACTGTGTGGCAACTGGTTACATGTGTAAGTCTGAGCTGAGTGCCTGCTTCTCCAGACTTCTCGATCCTCAGAACACCAATTCTCCGCTCACTCATGGCTGTTTGGACTCACTTGCAAGCACAGCAGACATCTGCCGAGCCAAACAGGCCCAAAACCACTCTGGCCCCGCCATGCCCACGTTGGAATGCTGTCACGAAGACATGTGCAATTACCGAGGGCTGCACGacgtcctctctcctcccaagaGCGAAGCCTCAG GACAAGGAAACCGGTACCAGCATGACAGCAGCAGAAACCTCATCACTAAGGTGCAGGAGCTGACCTCTTCCAAAGAACTGTGGTTCCGTGCCGCCGTGATCGCGGTTCCCATCGCTGGCGGCCTGATCTTAGTCTTGCTCATTATGTTGGCCCTGCGAATGCTCCGGAGCGAGAACAAGAGACTGCAGGATCAGCGGCAGCAGATGCTCTCTCGTTTGCACTACAGTTTTCACGGACACCACTCTAAGAAGGGGCAGGTGGCCAAGTTGGACTTGGAGTGCATGGTGCCCGTCAGCGGGCAGGAGAACTGCTGTCTCACCTGTGACAAAATGAGGCAAGCAGAGCTCAGTAACGAGAAGATTCTTTCCCTCGTGCACTGGGGCATGTACAGTGGTCATGGAAAGCTGGAATTCGTATGA